One genomic region from Ptychodera flava strain L36383 chromosome 14, AS_Pfla_20210202, whole genome shotgun sequence encodes:
- the LOC139149756 gene encoding uncharacterized protein isoform X1 — MTSFRTYVIPIFIVLVGKGWCSQQVNCNDLPLPKTYVAYHLEPGKSILVDGKLNDKAWLEVASTGRFIDIQGLDFPKPRFNTWAKMRWDDTYLYIGGYLEETDVFANQTKHDSVVFKDNDFEVFTDPDGSTHWYKEFEINAINTTWDLELSKPYLNGGVANSSFEMPTMKSATYVDGPVNNPSVPNKYWTVEIAMPFKDLIRETSKATAPPKKGDQWRINFSRVEWHVHNVDGHYEKIPGLPEDNWVWSSQHAINMHLPERWGILQFSTDNVNSTKFVRDPNWPIYSALVEVYNAEKKFFAIQGYFTADLKQLELADWVVKGQCAKTPQITVINNYNFNATVFPLDRNLTTGHVRDDRLIWFT, encoded by the exons ATGACGTCATTCAGAACTTATGTCATTCCAATTTTCATTGTACTTGTGGGAAAAGGTTGGTGTTCACAACAGGTGAACTGCAATGACCTTCCTCTTCCAAAAACTTATGTCGCCTATCATCTCGAACCGGGCAAATCGATACTTGTTGATGGTAAGCTAAACGATAAGGCATGGCTTGAAGTTGCAAGTACTGGCAGATTCATAG ATATTCAGGGCCTAGATTTCCCCAAGCCAAGATTCAACACCTGGGCTAAGATGAGATGGGATGATACATACCTGTACATCGGTGGCTACTTAGAAGAGACGGATGTCTTTGCAAATCAAACCAAACACGATTCTGTCG tttttaaagACAATGATTTTGAG GTTTTCACTGATCCAGATGGAAGCACCCATTG GTACAAAGAATTTGAGATTAATGCAATCAACACAACGTGGGATCTGGAACTTTCAAAG CCCTACCTGAATGGTGGTGTGGCAAATAGTAGTTTTGAAATGCCGACAATGAAATCTGCTACTTATGTCGATGGACCTGTAAACAACCCTTCGGTTCCAA ATAAATACTGGACAGTAGAAATAGCAATGCCATTCAAAGACCTCATTAGAGAGACCAGCAAAGCAACAGCGCCCCCAAAGAAAGGTGATCAGTGGAGAATCAATTTTAGCAG GGTGGAGTGGCATGTACACAACGTGGATGGCCATTACGAGAAA ATTCCAGGATTACCGGAAGACAATTGGGTGTGGTCATCTCAACATGCCATCAATATGCATTTACCTGAAAG ATGGGGCATCTTACAGTTCAGTACCGACAACGTCAACAGTACTAAGTTTGTGAGGGATCCCAACTGGCCAATATATTCTGCTCTTGTTGAAGTTTACAATGCTGAAAAG AAATTCTTTGCAATACAAGGATACTTCACTGCAGATCTGAAGCAGCTAGAGTTGGCAGACTGGGTTGTAAAGGGCCAGTGTGCAAAAACACCACAGATTACTGTCataaataattataattttaaTGCCACAGTATTCCCACTTGATAGGAACTTGACCACCGGACATGTACGAGACGACAGACTTATTTGGTTTACGTGA
- the LOC139149756 gene encoding uncharacterized protein isoform X2, whose product MLTKKARSTREGRFQLFCVDTLRAERFIDIQGLDFPKPRFNTWAKMRWDDTYLYIGGYLEETDVFANQTKHDSVVFKDNDFEVFTDPDGSTHWYKEFEINAINTTWDLELSKPYLNGGVANSSFEMPTMKSATYVDGPVNNPSVPNKYWTVEIAMPFKDLIRETSKATAPPKKGDQWRINFSRVEWHVHNVDGHYEKIPGLPEDNWVWSSQHAINMHLPERWGILQFSTDNVNSTKFVRDPNWPIYSALVEVYNAEKKFFAIQGYFTADLKQLELADWVVKGQCAKTPQITVINNYNFNATVFPLDRNLTTGHVRDDRLIWFT is encoded by the exons ATGTTAACCAAGAAAGCAAGGAGTACCAGGGAAGGCCGTTTCCAGCTGTTCTGTGTTGACACGTTGAGGGCTGAACGGTTCATAG ATATTCAGGGCCTAGATTTCCCCAAGCCAAGATTCAACACCTGGGCTAAGATGAGATGGGATGATACATACCTGTACATCGGTGGCTACTTAGAAGAGACGGATGTCTTTGCAAATCAAACCAAACACGATTCTGTCG tttttaaagACAATGATTTTGAG GTTTTCACTGATCCAGATGGAAGCACCCATTG GTACAAAGAATTTGAGATTAATGCAATCAACACAACGTGGGATCTGGAACTTTCAAAG CCCTACCTGAATGGTGGTGTGGCAAATAGTAGTTTTGAAATGCCGACAATGAAATCTGCTACTTATGTCGATGGACCTGTAAACAACCCTTCGGTTCCAA ATAAATACTGGACAGTAGAAATAGCAATGCCATTCAAAGACCTCATTAGAGAGACCAGCAAAGCAACAGCGCCCCCAAAGAAAGGTGATCAGTGGAGAATCAATTTTAGCAG GGTGGAGTGGCATGTACACAACGTGGATGGCCATTACGAGAAA ATTCCAGGATTACCGGAAGACAATTGGGTGTGGTCATCTCAACATGCCATCAATATGCATTTACCTGAAAG ATGGGGCATCTTACAGTTCAGTACCGACAACGTCAACAGTACTAAGTTTGTGAGGGATCCCAACTGGCCAATATATTCTGCTCTTGTTGAAGTTTACAATGCTGAAAAG AAATTCTTTGCAATACAAGGATACTTCACTGCAGATCTGAAGCAGCTAGAGTTGGCAGACTGGGTTGTAAAGGGCCAGTGTGCAAAAACACCACAGATTACTGTCataaataattataattttaaTGCCACAGTATTCCCACTTGATAGGAACTTGACCACCGGACATGTACGAGACGACAGACTTATTTGGTTTACGTGA